A section of the Triticum dicoccoides isolate Atlit2015 ecotype Zavitan chromosome 7A, WEW_v2.0, whole genome shotgun sequence genome encodes:
- the LOC119327823 gene encoding translation initiation factor IF-2-like, protein MGSLQRASSGGDMATELEKQDSDQGEASSPSSARARLLEREVAVAKQTEARMLECLIHRTKELEQAKVALQEAKLEAGPAQGQWSVMDLMFGGVDEEISGLRARLRSALAAEERSRTAADDLAAALSAVTSEAKQVKAWLSDAQAELERADAEAGRLEGLLRAAEADLRSTTEQLDGAMSEWKEAAAAWRAREKALLGRAHAAEEDADGARRESAGLAELHRAVGHENGGLRRALERAVEEANAANESLEFAGGENTKLRDAIAENERAMESLRLENESLKASEAAAQGRAVDLSNQLTAATQKAAAAAADGGAGGGEKAAAGLLLEKWRTDAEGKLGAAAFLDSGRAVMAAGRKDRMFASVSNIAELRSAAAAAAMDDYDYEFDHLDGGRQYGGLEHAMKHKKRSVLRKFGDFFRRRSLHKSDFAPVLAR, encoded by the coding sequence ATGGGCTCACTGCAGCGTGCCAGCAGCGGCGGCGACATGGCGACGGAGCTGGAGAAGCAAGACAGCGATCAGGGCGaggcgtcgtcgccgtcgtcggcgcgGGCGCGGCTCCTGGAGCGAGAGGTGGCGGTGGCGAAGCAGACGGAGGCGAGGATGCTGGAGTGCCTGATCCACCGGACCAAGGAGCTGGAGCAGGCCAAGGTGGCGCTCCAGGAGGCCAAGCTCGAGGCCGGCCCCGCGCAGGGGCAGTGGAGCGTCATGGACCTCATGTTCGGCGGCGTCGACGAGGAGATCAGCGGGCTGAGGGCCAGGCTCCGGTCGGCGCTGGCCGCCGAGGAGAGGAGCCGGACGGCGGCCGACGACCTCGCCGCCGCGCTCTCCGCGGTCACCTCGGAGGCCAAGCAGGTGAAGGCGTGGCTGTCCGACGCGCAGGCCGAGCTGGAGCGCGCCGACGCCGAGGCCGGCCGCCTCGAGGGCCTGCTGCGCGCCGCCGAGGCGGACCTGCGGTCGACGACGGAGCAGCTCGACGGCGCCATGTCCGAGTGGAAGGAGGCCGCGGCCGCGTGGCGCGCCAGGGAGAAGGCACTGCTCGGGCGCGCCCACGCGGCGGAGGAGGACGCCGACGGCGCCCGGCGCGAGAGCGCCGGGCTCGCCGAGCTGCACCGGGCGGTCGGCCACGAGAACGGCGGCCTGCGGCGCGCGCTGGAGCGAGCGGTGGAGGAGGCCAACGCGGCCAACGAGTCGCTCGAGTTCGCGGGCGGCGAGAACACCAAGCTCCGCGACGCCATCGCCGAGAACGAGCGCGCCATGGAGTCCCTGAGGCTGGAGAACGAGTCGCTCAAGGCCAGCGAGGCTGCCGCGCAGGGGCGTGCCGTGGATCTAAGCAACCAGCTCACGGCGGCAACCCAaaaggcggccgccgccgccgccgatggagGCGCCGGCGGCGGAGAGAAGGCAGCAGCGGGGTTGCTACTGGAGAAGTGGAGAACCGACGCGGAGGGGAAGCTCGGTGCGGCGGCGTTCCTGGACTCCGGCAGGGCGGTGATGGCCGCGGGCCGGAAGGACCGGATGTTCGCGTCCGTCAGCAACATCGCGGAGCTGaggtccgcggcggcggcggcggccatggacgaTTACGACTACGAGTTCGACCACTTGGATGGCGGAAGACAGTACGGCGGCTTGGAGCATGCCATGAAGCACAAGAAGAGGTCCGTTCTACGCAAATTCGGAGATTTTTTCAGGAGGAGAAGCCTGCACAAGTCAGACTTTGCTCCGGTTCTAgctaggtag